The Nitrospirota bacterium genome includes the window GAAGCCACCACACCGGCGATCGCGAGACTTGTCTCCATCCGTCTCCCCCAGCGCGCCAGGAAGCAGACTCCCAGAGTTTGGCATCCAGCGGGTCCGTGGCCTCGTCGTATCGGACCGCGCCGAGCAGGACGATCTGTCTGGCCGCGAACGGCAACAGAGCTTCCACCCGTTCGCTGATTCGTTCGACGTCCCGACCAGCGGCTGGCGCCCGGGACGACACGGTGAGCAGGTCCGGTGCGGACCCTTGGGCGCCCTCGGAGCGACGTCTGGCCACTGACCAGAGTTCGCCCTGGTCCGCCACCAACAGGTAGGTCCCCATCGCATCCGGGACGCAGGTTGCCGGAACGGTATACGCGAGCGTCGCCATTGGGGCACGGGGCTCTCGCGGCGCGGAGCCGTTGGGTCGGCGGCGGGCGTTGATGAGCAACGCGCGGGTGTGCAGACGACGACCGTCGGTCTCCACAAACGGCTCCCGGCCAGTACCGATCGCCGTCACCGGGGTTCTGAGGACCTCGCCCCCAAGCGCTTGAAATCGAGCGACCAGGAGTCGACACACGCTAGCTCGCCCCCCAGGCACCGAAACCAGCCCGCGATGAACGAGTGCGGTCCGAAACAGCCAAGCGCCGGTCGGATCACCTTCGGTCGCCAATGCGCCGCGCCAAGATTCCAGGTAAGACGCCAATGCCGGAGCCAGCCCGCGGGCTTTTACATACTCCGTGGGCTCCAACGTGCCGAAACGAGCCGCGAACGCCCGCGCGGCGGCCAACCCGCGGAGGCGCGCCAACGACGACCTGGTGTCCCCGGAGGGGGGTGGGTCCATGCGGATCGCCAAGGCGTCGTACACCGCATCCAAGTCAGCCAACAGCGCCGCCACGTCCGGCTCCCCCGCCCGATACTCCCGGCGGAGCTCCTCCACGAAGTCTGCTCGCTGTTGGGCAATGGTGAGTCGGTGAGGCCCCCAGATGATTTGCAGGGGCTCGCGTTTGAACGTCGTCCCCTCTCGCACCAACAGGGGGAGCGCCAAGCCAATCGCTTCAAAGTAGGCGTCGGCCCATCCCAAGCGTTCGTGGCTCACCACCACGCGCGGCCCCACGTGGATCGTCAGACCACCGACACGCTGGTCCGCGAAACGACCGCCCCACTCCGACCGAGGCTCGACGAGTGCGACGTGCCGGCCGCGTTTGGCCAGCCACGTCGCGGTCGCGATCCCGGCCAAGCCGCCACCCACGACTATGGCGTCGTATCGCGGCGAGGACGGCATCACGACCTAGAGCCTGTCCATGAATGGTCATCTGCGTCGTTGCTGCTGCGCATCCGGTCCTCACGTACAGGTTCGGTACGCTCTGGTCCGGTGCTCGCAGCGCCTTGCATCTGACACATTCCTGAACAGGCTCCGACCTCGCGGTATTCGGAACCGCACCTATCGCCGGCTCGACAACTCGAGGGCGTTGAAGAAGTAGGGAATTTCGAACGCAGCGGATTGCGGAGAGTCGGATCCGTGCACGGTATTCTGTTCCAGGCTGACGGCCAGATCCGCCCGAATAGTCCCCTTGGCGGCTTTCTTGGGATCGGTCGCGCCCATCAACTCGCGGTATTTGGCGATGGCCCCGTCGCCTTCGAGCACCGCCGCGACGATCGGCCCGGACGACATCGATTCCGCCAGGCTGTGATAGAAGGGGCGATCCTTGTGAACGACGTAAAATCCTTTGGCCGCGTCGATGGTCAGGCGCACCATCTTGAGCGCCACCACGCGTAGCCCGATCCCTTCACACCGTTTCAGAATATCCCCGATGAGATTTCGCGATACCCCGTCGGGTTTGATCAGCGACAGCGTCCGTTCAATCATGATCCTCCGCTCCCGGTCTCGAAACCGGCCGTACAATAGCCGAAAGACCAGGGGGTGTCAACGAGGGACACGGGGTGGACGGTAGGGCATCGCCCCGGACGGAGCGCGGGGTCAGAGTTCGGCCGGGAGATCGCGGCGTTGGATGGGGCCCAGCACGGTGAGCGCCATGGTGTCGGGGGCGAGGCAGGTTTTTGCGACGCGCGAGATGTCCGCCGCGGTCACGGCGTTGATGCCGTCCAGCATCTCGCGGAGAGACACGCGGCGGCCGCCGTAGAGCTCGTCTTTCGCGAGACGGCTCATTCGGCTGTAGGTGCCTTCCAACCCCAGCATCAGGCTGCCTTTGAGGTGGTCCTTAGCCCTAGTTAGTTCGGCCTTGGGAACGGCTCGGCGTCGCAGGGTGTGGCACTCCTTCAGGCAAAGATTGATCACGCGCGAGGCCGCGGGTCGGCTCGTGGCGGCGTAGATGGAGAACAGGCCCGCGTCGTGGTACGACGAGATCGAGGAGTAGATGGAATAGGCCAGCCCTCGACGCTCGCGCACCTCCTGGAAGAGCCGTGAACTGACGCTCCCTCCGAGCACGGCGTTAAGCACGTGCAGCGCGTACCGGTCCTCGTGTCCTTGGGACAGTCCCTCGGCCCCCAGACAGATGTGGACCTGTTCCAGGGCCTTGCGTTTGAGCAGGATACCTCCGCGGGTTTTCGGCGGGGTGCGGACCGACGGCGGACGCGCCGTTCCGGTAAACCGCGAAAAGGTCTTGGCGATCAGGGCTTCGACCGCGCTCGGGTCGCAGCGTCCCGCCACGGCGATCACGGTGTTTGACGGGTGGTAGTGGCGGGCCAAAAACCCGGTGAGCCGACGTCGCGTCATGGTCTCGATCGTTTCGACCTCGCCCAGGATCGGTCGGCCGAGCGGATGGTTGCGCCACACGTAGTCGGCGTACAGGTCGAAGACGAACTCCTC containing:
- the ndk gene encoding nucleoside-diphosphate kinase → MIERTLSLIKPDGVSRNLIGDILKRCEGIGLRVVALKMVRLTIDAAKGFYVVHKDRPFYHSLAESMSSGPIVAAVLEGDGAIAKYRELMGATDPKKAAKGTIRADLAVSLEQNTVHGSDSPQSAAFEIPYFFNALELSSRR
- a CDS encoding pitrilysin family protein, coding for MRTALRKTVLDNGVRVVIEPMTSVRSAAVGVWVDVGSRDEESGEEGVSHFLEHMFFKGTRRRSAQTLAREIDVLGGELNAFTSRETTTFYTKALDEHLPRAVGLLGEIFLESTFAREELEREKQVVLEEIKMVEDDPEEFVFDLYADYVWRNHPLGRPILGEVETIETMTRRRLTGFLARHYHPSNTVIAVAGRCDPSAVEALIAKTFSRFTGTARPPSVRTPPKTRGGILLKRKALEQVHICLGAEGLSQGHEDRYALHVLNAVLGGSVSSRLFQEVRERRGLAYSIYSSISSYHDAGLFSIYAATSRPAASRVINLCLKECHTLRRRAVPKAELTRAKDHLKGSLMLGLEGTYSRMSRLAKDELYGGRRVSLREMLDGINAVTAADISRVAKTCLAPDTMALTVLGPIQRRDLPAEL
- a CDS encoding FAD-dependent oxidoreductase, translated to MPSSPRYDAIVVGGGLAGIATATWLAKRGRHVALVEPRSEWGGRFADQRVGGLTIHVGPRVVVSHERLGWADAYFEAIGLALPLLVREGTTFKREPLQIIWGPHRLTIAQQRADFVEELRREYRAGEPDVAALLADLDAVYDALAIRMDPPPSGDTRSSLARLRGLAAARAFAARFGTLEPTEYVKARGLAPALASYLESWRGALATEGDPTGAWLFRTALVHRGLVSVPGGRASVCRLLVARFQALGGEVLRTPVTAIGTGREPFVETDGRRLHTRALLINARRRPNGSAPREPRAPMATLAYTVPATCVPDAMGTYLLVADQGELWSVARRRSEGAQGSAPDLLTVSSRAPAAGRDVERISERVEALLPFAARQIVLLGAVRYDEATDPLDAKLWESASWRAGGDGWRQVSRSPVWWLPDESPPWLGDANEYRVALSINRIVCPP